A stretch of the Polaribacter pacificus genome encodes the following:
- a CDS encoding universal stress protein — translation MKNILVPIGSSENSINTLQYAIDFASTIGANIYVLRAYKAFSKAGTMVDVDAILERETNLYLKSVINSTNRRGLDIKLISANSNVLDSITSVDKKIGIDLIVMGPKSNSIKEEVFLGGTSGSVVKQSSIPALIVPEGYVFKPFESVLTAFKSGVVTEKNVLEPLQFLMKTFNPVVNLLLVKTPGYSDEDLVLDSQLEAVKSSLTVTENATTFQGVLEHFQANNPDLLCVFRRKRGFFTKLWEKNTILKKEFHCSIPLLVLGEKKK, via the coding sequence ATGAAAAATATTCTTGTTCCTATCGGTTCTAGTGAAAATTCCATCAATACCCTTCAATATGCAATAGATTTTGCTAGCACTATTGGTGCTAATATCTATGTGCTTAGGGCATATAAAGCCTTTTCTAAAGCTGGAACGATGGTTGATGTAGACGCAATTTTAGAAAGAGAAACTAATTTGTATTTAAAATCTGTTATCAATTCAACCAACCGAAGGGGATTAGATATCAAATTGATTTCTGCCAATAGTAATGTATTAGATTCAATAACTTCTGTTGATAAAAAAATAGGAATCGATTTAATTGTGATGGGACCAAAGAGCAACTCAATTAAAGAAGAAGTTTTCTTAGGAGGTACTTCAGGTAGTGTAGTAAAACAATCTAGTATCCCCGCTTTAATTGTTCCAGAAGGCTATGTGTTTAAACCTTTTGAATCTGTGTTAACAGCATTTAAGTCTGGGGTTGTTACAGAGAAAAACGTTTTAGAACCTTTGCAGTTTTTAATGAAAACTTTTAATCCTGTTGTAAATTTATTGTTGGTTAAAACTCCAGGGTATTCAGATGAGGATTTGGTTTTAGATAGCCAGCTAGAAGCTGTAAAATCATCATTAACTGTTACAGAAAATGCCACTACATTTCAAGGTGTTTTAGAACATTTTCAGGCAAATAATCCTGATTTATTGTGTGTTTTTAGAAGAAAGCGAGGGTTTTTCACAAAATTATGGGAGAAGAATACCATCCTAAAAAAAGAATTTCACTGTAGTATTCCATTATTGGTCTTAGGCGAAAAGAAAAAATAA